One part of the Streptomyces lienomycini genome encodes these proteins:
- a CDS encoding wax ester/triacylglycerol synthase domain-containing protein, with protein MKRLRLGRDGRLPPSVTMGTVDVAFHLAAHGRVLPVVFAFEFDGRAPTLDSVRERVAERVHGIPSLHYRIARDRLRYLRVDRIAVDRHVHEARLPDDTDGSATSRLMLSRPMGADEGPHWDVWLVHGPAGRHTLCYRTDHAFQDGMGAAYTARALLGDDPDGGPAPLPRRRPTVLGLAGSLGDVVGAFGAATAKPAFDGVCTGRVDVSHTDVPLARLRAVGALYGATVTDVFLAALSHAVRTWHLKETGAAHPPLPVAIPMSVRAPGEEHVPGNRMITARMLLPCDEESPQGALARVVAATGRMRTARRRDAMRLLLAATPRSVGARVGVRLVHGRLVAGPVSSVNFGTALEHQGLTARRAAVLTSVASGIRSVITLTSQHDTACLSVVHDEALRTADELPDLWLAALLELERR; from the coding sequence ATGAAGCGACTCCGCCTGGGCAGGGACGGCCGCCTGCCGCCGTCCGTGACCATGGGCACCGTCGATGTCGCCTTTCACCTGGCCGCGCACGGACGGGTGCTCCCCGTCGTGTTCGCGTTCGAGTTCGACGGCCGGGCGCCGACCCTGGACTCCGTGCGCGAGCGGGTGGCCGAACGCGTCCACGGCATCCCGTCGTTGCACTACCGCATCGCACGCGACCGCCTCAGATACCTGCGGGTGGACCGGATCGCCGTGGACCGGCACGTCCACGAGGCGCGGCTGCCCGACGACACCGACGGATCGGCGACCAGCCGACTGATGCTCTCCCGTCCCATGGGCGCCGACGAAGGGCCGCACTGGGACGTGTGGCTGGTGCACGGCCCGGCGGGCCGGCACACCCTCTGCTACCGCACCGACCACGCCTTCCAGGACGGGATGGGCGCCGCCTACACCGCCCGCGCCCTGCTCGGCGACGACCCCGACGGCGGCCCGGCCCCGCTGCCCCGCCGCCGGCCCACCGTCCTCGGCCTCGCCGGCAGCCTGGGGGACGTGGTGGGCGCCTTCGGCGCGGCGACGGCGAAACCGGCCTTCGACGGCGTGTGCACCGGCCGGGTCGACGTGTCCCACACCGACGTGCCGCTGGCCCGGCTGCGTGCCGTCGGCGCCCTGTACGGAGCGACGGTGACGGACGTCTTCCTCGCCGCCCTGTCCCACGCCGTCCGCACCTGGCACCTGAAGGAGACCGGTGCGGCGCACCCGCCGCTGCCCGTGGCGATCCCGATGTCCGTGCGCGCCCCGGGCGAGGAGCACGTCCCCGGAAACCGCATGATCACCGCGCGGATGCTGCTGCCGTGCGACGAGGAGTCGCCGCAGGGGGCTCTGGCCAGGGTCGTGGCCGCGACGGGCCGGATGCGGACCGCCCGGCGGCGCGACGCCATGCGCCTGCTGCTGGCGGCCACCCCGCGGTCGGTCGGGGCCCGGGTCGGCGTCCGCCTGGTGCACGGCAGGCTCGTCGCCGGACCGGTGAGCAGCGTCAACTTCGGCACCGCGCTGGAACACCAGGGGCTCACGGCCAGGCGTGCGGCGGTCCTCACGAGCGTCGCGTCCGGCATCCGCAGCGTCATCACGCTGACCAGCCAGCACGACACCGCGTGCCTGAGCGTCGTGCACGACGAGGCGCTGCGGACCGCCGACGAACTCCCCGACCTGTGGCTGGCGGCACTGCTGGAGCTGGAACGCCGCTGA
- a CDS encoding ABC1 kinase family protein, giving the protein MASVVGDRLRLVVKVLGSLVADEVGQATRLRRRTRRDGRPPAEDGDASAGSDQRRAKAVRQALESLGPFYVKLGQILSTRPDMVPQSIRDELQNLHDEVDIQPFSQFEPVLARDLGLDWKLRFDDIETAAPLGAASLAQVYRVTLPGGRAAVVKIQRPGIREGVLADMALMRRAARIVARVAPRFNEVIDVEAMLGSVFDAMEPELDFTGEARNMDEARGQVRQFRSLEVPRVLHASPRVLVQSLADGKSVRHVDRAHFADDERVEIGKDLLRFMYHGYFVHRFFHADPHAGNVFAAPGGPATLIDWGMVGRLDRRTSLQLLPLFMTLAQNDGTGLAQHWAEMGRMTPWANMPAFAADMAAFVPKVSHLSLEDMNFGLALTTVLAKATKRGIGSPPAVSLLGKSFANLDGSVRCLAPEITLPEVFQAEVPKILFALGREFLGRNQFARNSMELLLAAVTSPEQVRGVLSDVANRQFALNIHEPRTPAAMGGQRPTRPSGGMLALGAAAFLLGRRRSG; this is encoded by the coding sequence ATGGCGTCTGTCGTCGGCGATCGGCTGCGTCTCGTGGTCAAGGTCCTGGGCAGCCTCGTGGCCGACGAGGTGGGACAGGCCACCCGGCTGCGGAGACGTACGAGGCGGGACGGTCGGCCCCCGGCGGAGGACGGTGACGCCTCCGCCGGGTCCGATCAACGCCGCGCCAAGGCGGTGCGGCAGGCCCTGGAGAGCCTCGGCCCCTTCTACGTGAAGCTCGGTCAGATCCTGTCCACCCGCCCCGACATGGTTCCCCAGTCCATCCGGGACGAGTTGCAGAACCTGCACGACGAGGTCGACATCCAGCCGTTCTCGCAGTTCGAGCCGGTGCTGGCCCGCGACCTGGGCCTCGACTGGAAGCTGCGTTTCGACGACATCGAGACCGCCGCCCCCCTCGGGGCGGCGTCTCTCGCCCAGGTCTACCGCGTGACGCTGCCGGGCGGACGCGCGGCCGTGGTGAAGATCCAGCGCCCCGGCATCCGCGAGGGCGTGCTCGCGGACATGGCCCTGATGCGGCGGGCAGCGCGGATCGTGGCCCGTGTCGCTCCCCGGTTCAACGAGGTCATCGACGTCGAGGCGATGCTCGGCTCGGTCTTCGACGCCATGGAACCGGAGCTGGACTTCACCGGTGAGGCCCGCAACATGGACGAGGCCCGTGGCCAGGTGCGGCAGTTCCGCTCCCTGGAGGTGCCCCGGGTGCTGCACGCCAGCCCCCGGGTCTTGGTCCAGTCGCTGGCCGACGGGAAGTCGGTGCGGCACGTCGACCGCGCGCACTTCGCGGACGACGAGCGCGTGGAGATCGGCAAGGACCTGCTGCGGTTCATGTACCACGGGTACTTCGTCCACCGCTTCTTCCACGCCGACCCGCACGCCGGCAACGTCTTCGCCGCCCCCGGCGGACCGGCGACGCTGATCGACTGGGGCATGGTCGGCCGGCTGGACCGGCGGACCAGTCTGCAACTGCTGCCGCTGTTCATGACCCTGGCCCAGAACGACGGTACCGGGCTGGCGCAGCACTGGGCGGAGATGGGCCGGATGACGCCGTGGGCCAACATGCCCGCGTTCGCCGCGGACATGGCCGCGTTCGTACCCAAGGTGTCCCATCTGTCGCTGGAGGACATGAACTTCGGACTCGCGCTCACCACCGTGCTCGCCAAGGCGACCAAGCGGGGCATCGGTTCGCCGCCGGCCGTGTCGCTGCTGGGCAAGTCGTTCGCGAACCTGGACGGCTCGGTGCGCTGCCTGGCCCCCGAGATCACGCTGCCCGAGGTGTTCCAGGCGGAGGTGCCGAAGATCCTCTTCGCGCTGGGCCGCGAGTTCCTCGGCCGCAACCAGTTCGCCCGCAACTCGATGGAGCTGCTGCTCGCCGCCGTCACCAGTCCCGAGCAGGTGCGGGGTGTCCTGTCCGACGTGGCCAACCGGCAGTTCGCGCTGAACATCCACGAGCCGCGCACCCCCGCCGCCATGGGCGGACAGCGGCCCACCCGTCCCTCCGGGGGCATGCTCGCGCTGGGCGCCGCGGCCTTCCTGCTGGGCCGTCGCCGCTCGGGCTGA
- a CDS encoding NAD(P)/FAD-dependent oxidoreductase — translation MSGEPAGTPYWDPAELPPQPQLQGVVTADVAVVGAGLAGLSCAYHLAERAPGLDIAVVDAEQPAAGASGRGTGLLGPRAGPALDRAVRRFGPRTAGRMHRASQQAVRDVIDLCARLAVPCGLRPGEQLMATRSPAGLVALARQARAGRELGLDVPVLTPAGIRDRVGIPYRAALLHRPAATLDPAALTCALARACADKGVRFYGRSPLLALHPGDLVGPELVLPHGRLYAGQAVLAVNSAAQALDLPVGTILPLEVYAVATEPLSTSAYEALGGRAGHAVVDAVPLAPYYRLLPDGGLVAGGGTASVPAGLGAPRLQALRERAWGRLERWLRSLHPDLARARVTHRWSGRIGMTGDDLPVVGPVPGYSDVWYIGGCGGHGLALSVAHGAHVAGALLGEPEPGDPLPWHRSRAPRLPLRGPVRPLLRACVDAHGWAVRRVC, via the coding sequence ATGAGTGGCGAACCGGCCGGGACACCGTACTGGGACCCGGCGGAACTGCCGCCCCAGCCCCAACTGCAGGGTGTCGTCACCGCGGACGTCGCCGTCGTCGGGGCCGGCCTGGCCGGGCTGTCCTGCGCCTACCACCTCGCGGAACGCGCCCCCGGGCTCGACATCGCCGTGGTGGACGCCGAGCAGCCGGCCGCCGGGGCCAGCGGCCGGGGCACCGGCCTGCTCGGCCCCCGGGCCGGGCCCGCCCTCGACCGCGCGGTGCGCCGGTTCGGCCCGCGGACGGCCGGCCGGATGCACCGGGCCAGCCAGCAGGCCGTGCGGGACGTCATAGACCTCTGCGCGCGGCTCGCCGTGCCCTGCGGACTGCGGCCCGGCGAGCAGCTCATGGCCACCCGGTCGCCCGCGGGCCTGGTGGCACTCGCCCGCCAGGCCCGCGCCGGCCGCGAACTCGGCCTGGACGTGCCCGTCCTCACCCCGGCCGGCATCCGCGACCGCGTCGGCATCCCCTACCGCGCCGCGCTCCTGCACCGCCCCGCCGCCACCCTCGACCCCGCCGCCCTCACCTGCGCCCTCGCCCGCGCCTGCGCCGACAAGGGCGTACGGTTCTACGGCCGCAGCCCCCTGCTGGCCCTGCACCCCGGCGATCTGGTCGGCCCCGAACTGGTCCTCCCGCACGGCAGGCTCTACGCCGGACAGGCGGTGCTGGCCGTCAACTCGGCCGCCCAGGCGCTGGACCTGCCGGTCGGCACGATCCTCCCGCTGGAGGTGTACGCCGTGGCCACCGAGCCCCTGAGCACCTCGGCGTACGAGGCACTGGGCGGGCGGGCAGGACACGCGGTCGTCGACGCCGTGCCGCTGGCGCCCTACTACCGGCTGCTCCCGGACGGCGGCCTGGTGGCGGGCGGCGGCACCGCGTCGGTCCCGGCCGGACTCGGAGCCCCCCGGCTCCAGGCCCTGCGCGAGCGCGCCTGGGGCCGGCTGGAGCGCTGGCTGCGGTCCCTGCACCCCGACCTGGCCCGAGCGCGGGTCACCCACCGCTGGTCCGGCCGGATCGGCATGACCGGCGACGACCTGCCGGTGGTCGGGCCGGTGCCGGGGTATTCCGACGTCTGGTACATCGGTGGCTGCGGCGGCCACGGCCTCGCGCTGTCCGTGGCGCACGGCGCCCACGTGGCGGGTGCGCTCCTCGGCGAGCCGGAGCCCGGCGACCCGCTGCCCTGGCACCGCTCGCGCGCCCCCCGGCTGCCCCTGCGGGGACCCGTGCGCCCCCTGCTGCGCGCCTGCGTCGACGCACACGGGTGGGCCGTCCGGCGTGTCTGCTGA
- a CDS encoding flavin reductase family protein, producing the protein MNARLRLVADRSATTADPLHEEPGPGAARCLGLYAKLAAGVTVVTARGQDGPLGMTVSAVTSLSARPPLLLACLREGSRTLDAVRSRRTFAVHLLREEQQELAGRFASPTTTAAERFAGTDTRQVLGVPVLAGALAWSVCLTEDVRRYGDHHLVVGRVAAVHVGAGRPLLWHDRRFGVLTEPVPDAAG; encoded by the coding sequence ATGAACGCGCGGCTGCGACTCGTCGCTGACCGGTCGGCGACGACCGCCGACCCGCTGCACGAGGAACCCGGGCCGGGCGCCGCCCGCTGCCTGGGCCTCTACGCCAAACTCGCCGCCGGGGTGACCGTCGTGACCGCCCGCGGCCAGGACGGCCCGCTCGGCATGACGGTGTCCGCCGTCACCTCGCTCTCCGCACGCCCGCCGCTGCTCCTGGCCTGCCTGCGGGAGGGCTCCCGCACCCTCGACGCCGTCCGCTCCCGCCGGACCTTCGCCGTGCACCTGCTGCGCGAGGAACAGCAGGAGCTGGCCGGCCGGTTCGCGTCCCCGACGACGACCGCCGCCGAACGGTTCGCGGGAACGGACACCCGGCAGGTCCTCGGCGTCCCCGTACTGGCCGGCGCACTCGCCTGGTCGGTGTGCCTCACCGAGGACGTCCGCCGCTACGGCGACCACCACCTCGTCGTCGGCCGGGTCGCCGCCGTGCACGTGGGCGCGGGACGACCGCTGCTGTGGCACGACCGCCGGTTCGGCGTACTGACCGAACCGGTGCCGGACGCCGCCGGATGA
- a CDS encoding aspartate aminotransferase family protein has product MTMSPPSTDATEPTGAVEPPGAASVPPSGRTDVVDLYLKHIGSGRAVMGRVMGGMAEVRSEGAWIHADDGRRFLDFGGYGVFILGHRHPAVVEAVHRQIDTHPLASRVFLEPVAALAAQALAAHTPPGVDYVHFVNSGAEATEAALKLARAHGRTSVITTRRGFHGKTLGALSVTANATYQTPFQPLLPDVTQVAYDDPADLEQALAARRDRACVIVEPVQGEGGVRIPRPGYLRQVRALCEAYGALLVVDEIQTGMGRLGTWWGVDAEEVRPDVLLAGKGLSGGVVPIAAMAATAEAYAPFSRDPYLHTSTFGASPIACAAALATVRAMEAENTVARAAALGLRLRAAVRDVCAPYEGGLVREVRGQGLLIGIEFAEEQAVGELLLELIARGVLVNHSLNSTRVLRLTPPAVVGDTETDLFLTTLAEALHSTAERMPG; this is encoded by the coding sequence ATGACCATGTCGCCTCCCTCCACCGACGCCACCGAGCCGACGGGTGCCGTCGAACCGCCCGGTGCCGCGTCCGTCCCGCCCTCCGGCCGGACCGACGTCGTCGACCTCTACCTCAAGCACATCGGCTCCGGCCGCGCCGTCATGGGCCGGGTCATGGGCGGCATGGCCGAGGTCCGCTCCGAGGGCGCCTGGATCCACGCCGACGACGGCCGCCGCTTCCTGGACTTCGGCGGCTACGGCGTCTTCATCCTCGGCCACCGCCACCCGGCGGTCGTCGAGGCCGTGCACCGGCAGATCGACACCCACCCGCTGGCCAGCCGCGTCTTCCTCGAACCGGTGGCCGCCCTCGCCGCCCAGGCCCTCGCCGCCCACACCCCGCCCGGCGTCGACTACGTCCACTTCGTCAACTCCGGCGCCGAGGCCACCGAGGCCGCCCTGAAGCTCGCCCGCGCCCACGGCCGGACCTCGGTGATCACCACCCGCCGCGGCTTCCACGGCAAGACGCTCGGCGCGCTCAGCGTCACCGCCAACGCCACCTACCAGACGCCGTTCCAGCCCCTGCTCCCCGACGTCACCCAGGTCGCCTACGACGACCCCGCCGACCTCGAACAGGCGCTGGCCGCCCGCCGCGACCGGGCCTGCGTCATCGTCGAACCCGTTCAGGGCGAGGGCGGCGTCCGCATCCCCCGCCCCGGCTACCTCCGCCAGGTGCGCGCCCTGTGCGAGGCGTACGGCGCCCTGCTGGTCGTCGACGAGATCCAGACCGGCATGGGCCGCCTCGGCACCTGGTGGGGCGTGGACGCCGAGGAGGTGCGCCCGGACGTGCTGCTGGCCGGCAAGGGGCTCAGCGGCGGCGTCGTACCGATCGCCGCGATGGCCGCCACCGCGGAGGCCTACGCGCCCTTCAGCCGCGACCCCTACCTGCACACCTCCACCTTCGGGGCCTCCCCGATCGCCTGCGCCGCGGCGCTCGCCACCGTACGGGCGATGGAGGCGGAGAACACCGTCGCCCGCGCCGCGGCCCTCGGCCTGCGCCTGCGCGCCGCCGTACGGGACGTGTGCGCGCCCTACGAGGGCGGCCTGGTCCGCGAGGTGCGCGGCCAAGGACTCCTGATCGGCATCGAGTTCGCCGAGGAACAGGCGGTCGGCGAGCTGCTGCTGGAGCTGATCGCGCGCGGCGTCCTCGTCAACCACTCCCTCAACTCCACCCGGGTGCTGCGGCTGACCCCGCCCGCCGTGGTCGGGGACACCGAGACCGACCTCTTCCTCACCACCCTCGCCGAGGCCCTGCACAGCACGGCCGAACGCATGCCGGGCTGA
- a CDS encoding SAM-dependent methyltransferase: protein MPEATRPQSPPASAPRAPDGLSHAALWTAAAHAAEYLRSAPFVRDPWAADFLHAAGFRGGPPGDGPMQRLLPDWQVVRSRFFDDHLLTAARSGCRQVVVLGAGLDTRAFRLDWPTGVHLFEVEVPAVLAFKERVLDCSPVTCGRRSTVGADVTGSWGERLVAAGFDPGRPTAWLCEAPLYFLQPAQVAAIVATMTELSAEGSTFGAECVNARAVASPLVAPFLEALSTIGAAWNWQLADPEGWWAERGWDARVADLFTLPYAMERLSLYLPLVGEAAAKCAFLTTGTLRGTR, encoded by the coding sequence ATGCCGGAAGCCACCCGACCGCAGTCGCCGCCCGCGTCGGCCCCCCGGGCCCCGGACGGCCTCTCCCACGCGGCCCTCTGGACGGCCGCCGCGCACGCGGCCGAGTACCTGCGGTCCGCGCCGTTCGTCCGCGACCCGTGGGCCGCCGACTTCCTGCACGCGGCCGGGTTCCGGGGAGGTCCGCCCGGTGACGGCCCGATGCAGCGGCTGCTGCCCGACTGGCAGGTGGTGCGCTCCCGCTTCTTCGACGACCACCTGCTCACCGCGGCCCGTTCGGGCTGCCGTCAGGTGGTGGTGCTCGGTGCCGGCCTGGACACCCGCGCCTTCCGCCTCGACTGGCCGACCGGTGTGCACCTCTTCGAGGTCGAGGTCCCGGCCGTCCTGGCCTTCAAGGAACGCGTGCTGGACTGCAGCCCGGTCACCTGCGGACGGCGCAGCACGGTGGGGGCCGACGTCACCGGTTCGTGGGGCGAGCGGCTCGTGGCGGCGGGATTCGATCCGGGCAGGCCCACCGCCTGGCTCTGCGAGGCCCCGCTGTACTTCCTGCAACCCGCCCAGGTGGCGGCGATCGTCGCCACGATGACCGAACTGTCCGCCGAGGGCAGCACGTTCGGCGCCGAATGCGTGAACGCCCGGGCGGTGGCCTCACCCCTGGTGGCGCCCTTCCTCGAGGCACTGTCCACGATCGGGGCGGCCTGGAACTGGCAGTTGGCGGACCCCGAGGGCTGGTGGGCGGAGCGCGGCTGGGACGCCCGGGTCGCCGACCTGTTCACGCTGCCGTACGCGATGGAACGGCTCTCCCTGTACCTGCCGCTGGTCGGCGAGGCCGCCGCCAAGTGCGCCTTCCTCACGACCGGGACCCTGCGCGGCACGCGCTGA
- a CDS encoding aromatase/cyclase: protein MRHVVLHALADGLAPADVYRRISDFGRYPEYSDVFREVRVEPPLPDGSTVSDWTVEFRGGLMRWRERDTYSPETYSLAFEQLSGDFQTFEGGWRCEERGSGTLVVFTAAFDLGIPSLAEILDPVAESTVRTNIARVLRGLADAEVIDERAAATRR, encoded by the coding sequence ATGCGCCACGTGGTCCTGCACGCCCTCGCCGACGGTCTGGCACCCGCAGACGTCTACCGTCGCATCAGCGACTTCGGCCGCTACCCCGAATACAGCGACGTCTTCCGCGAGGTGCGCGTCGAGCCGCCGCTTCCCGACGGCTCCACGGTCTCGGACTGGACCGTCGAGTTCCGCGGCGGCCTGATGCGGTGGCGGGAACGCGACACCTACTCGCCCGAGACGTACTCCCTCGCCTTCGAGCAGCTCAGCGGCGACTTCCAGACCTTCGAGGGCGGCTGGCGCTGTGAGGAACGGGGCAGCGGCACCCTCGTCGTCTTCACCGCGGCCTTCGACCTCGGCATCCCCTCGCTCGCCGAGATCCTCGACCCGGTGGCCGAGTCGACGGTGCGCACCAACATCGCCCGGGTACTGCGGGGCCTCGCGGACGCGGAGGTGATCGATGAACGCGCGGCTGCGACTCGTCGCTGA
- a CDS encoding RNA polymerase sigma factor, which yields MVRHSTCQSPAECSWEDIFQHQDRLMRLVRRRLPSFQDAEDCVQETMARAAAHAALDRNRLGSFLTSVALRLCIDFYRDMERRSRLLQRAALVDTFGTTEEDVCDQDFGRWLLGQVQHLRGREQEVILARAKGISTAEFARIHNISVKAAEAAFTRGRARLKSACAKALEGCPG from the coding sequence ATGGTGCGACATTCCACCTGCCAATCGCCCGCTGAATGCTCCTGGGAAGACATCTTCCAGCATCAGGACCGCCTCATGCGATTGGTTCGACGAAGACTGCCGAGTTTTCAGGACGCCGAGGACTGCGTTCAGGAAACCATGGCCCGCGCAGCCGCTCACGCCGCGTTGGACAGGAATCGGCTCGGTTCCTTTCTGACCTCCGTGGCGCTTCGCCTCTGCATCGACTTCTACCGTGACATGGAGCGTCGCAGCAGACTCCTGCAGCGCGCAGCGCTCGTGGACACCTTCGGCACGACCGAGGAGGACGTCTGCGACCAAGACTTCGGCCGTTGGCTGCTGGGCCAGGTGCAACACCTGCGGGGACGGGAACAGGAGGTCATACTCGCCCGCGCCAAGGGAATTTCCACCGCGGAATTCGCCCGCATCCACAACATTTCCGTCAAGGCGGCCGAAGCCGCTTTCACCAGGGGACGTGCCCGTCTGAAAAGCGCGTGCGCTAAGGCCTTGGAAGGCTGCCCCGGGTAA
- a CDS encoding SDR family oxidoreductase — protein sequence MPRNAPRPTVLPVPPRTTARDRPTLLLTGGSGVLGRALIDELAPDYDLLCLRRSRPLHDPRVREIEGDLLAPRLGLSAGAWYELALRVDVVLHSAAQTNWRTPPEEIVRTNILGTETMLDLAARADAPLYLVSTAFVANTPSEEDRERFPGATAYLASKSRAEQLTREAGVPGAIVRPSVVMGHSATGRIAGQQGLTKTIGAMVLGQVPVLPGAPEARVDMIPQDYVTRAIGALIRGGVGDGEYWLTAGSQAPALSEIADTCAEFAVRHGLPRPLRPRLIPVEAVHRLLLPMLEGTSLPASVRQRFRHYAELLLVFQRELPFDSSLGTPHCGTPVTHADIRAALVRNLESWAADESGTLRRHRTHAAAASASEVA from the coding sequence ATGCCGCGAAACGCTCCACGTCCCACCGTCCTGCCCGTACCACCCCGCACCACCGCGCGTGACCGTCCCACCCTGCTGCTCACCGGCGGCTCGGGGGTCCTCGGCCGGGCCCTGATCGACGAACTGGCGCCCGACTACGACCTGCTCTGCCTGCGGCGGTCCCGGCCGCTGCACGATCCGCGGGTGCGCGAGATCGAGGGCGACCTCCTCGCCCCGCGCCTCGGCCTGAGCGCCGGCGCCTGGTACGAACTGGCCCTGCGCGTCGACGTGGTGCTGCACTCCGCCGCCCAGACCAACTGGCGCACCCCGCCCGAGGAGATCGTGCGGACCAACATCCTCGGCACGGAGACGATGCTCGATCTCGCCGCCCGCGCCGACGCCCCGCTCTACCTGGTCAGCACGGCCTTCGTGGCCAACACCCCGAGCGAGGAGGACCGGGAGCGCTTCCCGGGCGCCACCGCGTATCTCGCGTCCAAGAGCCGGGCCGAGCAACTGACGCGCGAGGCGGGCGTACCCGGTGCCATCGTGCGGCCCTCCGTCGTCATGGGCCACTCGGCCACCGGGCGCATCGCCGGGCAGCAGGGTCTCACCAAGACGATCGGCGCGATGGTCCTCGGCCAGGTGCCGGTGCTCCCCGGCGCCCCGGAAGCCCGCGTCGACATGATCCCGCAGGACTACGTGACGCGGGCCATCGGCGCCCTGATCCGCGGCGGCGTCGGCGACGGCGAGTACTGGCTCACCGCGGGCAGCCAGGCCCCGGCGCTGAGCGAGATCGCCGACACCTGCGCGGAGTTCGCGGTCCGCCACGGCCTGCCCCGGCCGCTGCGCCCGCGACTCATCCCCGTCGAGGCCGTCCACCGGCTGCTGCTGCCCATGCTGGAGGGCACCTCGCTGCCCGCCTCGGTGCGGCAGCGGTTCCGGCACTACGCGGAACTGCTCCTGGTCTTCCAGCGCGAGCTGCCGTTCGACTCCTCCCTCGGCACCCCCCACTGCGGCACCCCCGTCACCCACGCCGACATCCGCGCCGCACTCGTACGCAACCTGGAGAGCTGGGCCGCGGACGAGTCCGGCACCCTGCGCCGGCACCGCACCCACGCGGCCGCGGCGAGCGCGTCGGAGGTGGCGTGA
- a CDS encoding NAD(P)/FAD-dependent oxidoreductase: MQEDQRVFDVAIVGGGIGGTMLGTVLARHGVRVLLLEGSGHPRFAIGESTVPETTFGLRVLARRYDVPELEHLATNAALRRHVSSNCGVKRNFSFVYHRDGEPTRPDECTQYPTWGPPLGPDSHYFRQDVDAYMFHVAVSYGVTAYTHTMVDDVKFEEDGATLVTRDRGNFRASYVVDAGGMRAMLPERLGLRQEPPYRTRSRTIFTHMVDVRPFDAVSPPREQHGMPSPFSQGTLHHMFQGGWLWVIPFDNQTTSTNELCSVGLNLDLDRYPRPDDMSAEEEFWHHVRRFPSVARQFERGRAVRPYVSTDRTQFASQKVVGDRWCLLPHASDFIDPLFSSGLAVTVMALNALGHRLIDAVRQDDFDTSRFAYLDHWTKRMFRFYDDLVSCSYIAFDDFDLWNAWNRVWTLTTLYGTNAQNQAAVTYEKTQDPSCFDVLELPPYRGLQGMDNPWVERMFDQSRDAVLAYQAGELTKEQTIARIYEVLGESGLVPGVWGTLDPDNRCPSGVFTLWPLMKILLWGKYRSPRHVRGSYFTGGARLVGKEAVQAYTGELRAGSSLVHQTVRDMWLNWNRDWARRTAPRK; the protein is encoded by the coding sequence AGGCGGCATCGGCGGGACGATGCTGGGGACCGTGCTCGCCCGCCACGGCGTGCGCGTGCTGCTGCTGGAGGGCAGCGGCCACCCCCGGTTCGCCATCGGAGAGTCCACCGTCCCCGAGACCACGTTCGGTCTCAGGGTCCTGGCCCGCCGCTACGACGTCCCGGAGCTCGAGCACCTGGCGACCAACGCGGCCCTGCGCCGTCACGTGTCGTCGAACTGCGGGGTCAAGCGGAACTTCAGCTTCGTCTACCACCGGGACGGCGAGCCGACCCGACCCGACGAGTGCACGCAGTACCCCACCTGGGGTCCGCCGCTCGGCCCCGACTCGCACTACTTCCGGCAGGACGTGGACGCGTACATGTTCCACGTCGCCGTGTCCTACGGCGTCACCGCGTACACCCACACCATGGTCGACGACGTGAAGTTCGAGGAGGACGGCGCCACGCTCGTCACCCGGGACCGCGGCAACTTCCGGGCGTCCTACGTGGTCGACGCCGGCGGAATGCGGGCGATGCTGCCGGAGCGGCTCGGACTGCGGCAGGAGCCGCCGTACCGCACCCGCTCGCGCACGATCTTCACGCACATGGTGGACGTGCGGCCCTTCGACGCGGTGTCGCCGCCGCGCGAACAGCACGGCATGCCGAGTCCGTTCAGTCAGGGGACGCTGCACCACATGTTCCAGGGCGGCTGGCTCTGGGTCATCCCGTTCGACAACCAGACGACCAGCACCAACGAGTTGTGCAGCGTCGGCCTCAACCTCGACCTGGACCGGTATCCCCGCCCGGACGACATGTCGGCGGAGGAGGAGTTCTGGCACCATGTGCGCCGGTTCCCCAGTGTGGCGCGGCAGTTCGAGCGGGGGCGTGCGGTCCGGCCGTACGTGTCCACCGACCGCACGCAGTTCGCCTCCCAGAAGGTGGTCGGCGACCGGTGGTGCCTGCTGCCGCACGCCAGTGACTTCATCGACCCGCTCTTCTCCAGCGGGCTCGCCGTCACCGTGATGGCCCTCAACGCCCTGGGCCACCGGCTCATCGACGCGGTGCGCCAGGACGACTTCGACACCTCCCGGTTCGCGTACCTGGACCACTGGACCAAGCGCATGTTCCGGTTCTACGACGACCTGGTGTCGTGCAGCTACATCGCGTTCGACGACTTCGACCTGTGGAACGCGTGGAACCGGGTGTGGACCCTCACCACGCTGTACGGCACGAACGCCCAGAACCAGGCCGCGGTGACGTACGAGAAGACGCAGGACCCGTCCTGCTTCGACGTACTGGAGCTGCCGCCGTACCGGGGCCTGCAGGGCATGGACAATCCCTGGGTGGAGCGGATGTTCGACCAGTCACGCGACGCCGTACTCGCTTATCAGGCCGGTGAGTTGACGAAGGAGCAGACGATCGCGCGCATCTACGAGGTGCTGGGCGAGAGCGGTCTCGTCCCGGGGGTCTGGGGGACCCTGGACCCCGACAACCGCTGCCCTTCCGGTGTGTTCACGCTCTGGCCGCTGATGAAGATCCTGCTGTGGGGCAAGTACCGCTCGCCCCGGCACGTCCGCGGCTCCTACTTCACCGGTGGCGCCCGGCTGGTGGGCAAGGAGGCGGTCCAGGCGTACACCGGCGAACTGCGGGCCGGCAGCTCGCTGGTGCACCAGACCGTCCGGGACATGTGGCTCAACTGGAACCGCGACTGGGCGCGGCGGACCGCTCCTCGGAAATGA